In Arthrobacter citreus, a genomic segment contains:
- a CDS encoding TrkA family potassium uptake protein, translated as MAHYVIMGCGRVGVSLAHTLDNAGHTVAVIDQDERAFRRLRSTFGGRKVTGVGFDRTTLTEAGIKEAYAFAAVSSGDNSNILATRVARETFHVPHVVARIYDPGRAEIYQRLGIPTVAAVRWSADQVLRRILPEQSINGDFRESSGRLILGELSLHEGWLGSTLSGIEQAARVRIAYVTRFGEGTLPRPDTSYQQGDVLHAMMNVDRTSEISRILSAPPLKENQ; from the coding sequence GTGGCCCATTACGTCATCATGGGGTGCGGACGCGTGGGTGTGTCCCTGGCCCACACGCTGGACAATGCCGGGCATACGGTGGCCGTCATTGACCAGGATGAGAGGGCCTTCCGGCGCCTGCGTTCCACCTTCGGCGGACGGAAGGTCACCGGCGTTGGCTTTGACCGGACCACCCTGACCGAAGCCGGAATCAAGGAGGCCTATGCCTTCGCCGCCGTTTCCTCAGGTGATAATTCCAACATCCTTGCCACGCGCGTAGCCAGGGAAACCTTCCATGTGCCCCACGTTGTGGCACGGATTTATGATCCGGGCCGCGCCGAAATCTACCAGCGGCTCGGCATTCCCACGGTGGCGGCCGTCCGCTGGAGCGCGGACCAGGTGCTGCGCCGTATCCTGCCCGAGCAGAGCATCAACGGAGATTTCCGGGAATCCTCCGGCCGGCTCATTCTGGGCGAACTGTCACTCCATGAGGGCTGGCTCGGTTCAACGCTCAGCGGGATTGAACAGGCGGCGCGGGTGCGCATTGCGTACGTGACCCGCTTCGGTGAGGGAACACTTCCGCGGCCGGACACCAGTTACCAGCAGGGCGATGTCCTGCACGCGATGATGAACGTGGACCGGACGAGCGAAATCAGCCGCATCCTCTCCGCGCCGCCCCTTAAGGAGAATCAGTGA
- a CDS encoding TrkA family potassium uptake protein yields MKVVIAGAGSVGSSIAKELLSHGHHVLLIDEKPEVEGRSELVDAHWLIGDACELTTLKDANLDEADVVVSATGDDKVNLVVSLLAKSEFGVARTVGRVNNPKNDWMFDDSWGVDVAVNTPRLMTALVEEAVEVGDLVRLLTLQSGVASMVEFTVPVDSPLTGRTLGSINWPMDATVTAILRDDAPITPSNDDVIEPGDELFFICTIAAEDDLRAVLLPESTQPAPDRG; encoded by the coding sequence GTGAAAGTCGTGATTGCCGGAGCCGGCAGCGTCGGATCTTCCATTGCCAAGGAGCTCCTCTCGCACGGCCACCATGTGCTCCTCATCGATGAGAAGCCCGAGGTGGAAGGCCGCAGCGAGCTGGTGGATGCGCACTGGCTCATCGGGGACGCCTGCGAATTGACCACCCTGAAGGACGCCAATCTCGATGAGGCCGACGTCGTGGTCTCCGCGACTGGAGATGACAAGGTCAACCTGGTGGTGTCGCTGCTGGCCAAGAGCGAATTTGGCGTGGCCCGCACCGTGGGCCGGGTCAACAACCCCAAAAACGACTGGATGTTTGACGACTCCTGGGGCGTTGACGTGGCGGTGAACACGCCGCGTCTCATGACGGCCCTGGTCGAAGAAGCGGTGGAGGTGGGCGACCTCGTCCGGCTGCTGACGCTGCAAAGCGGAGTGGCCTCCATGGTGGAGTTCACCGTCCCGGTCGATTCGCCGCTCACCGGCAGGACGCTGGGATCCATCAACTGGCCGATGGACGCCACGGTGACTGCCATCCTGCGCGACGACGCTCCCATTACCCCCAGCAACGACGACGTCATTGAACCCGGCGACGAGCTCTTCTTCATCTGCACCATTGCAGCCGAGGATGACCTGCGCGCGGTGCTGCTGCCCGAAAGCACCCAGCCGGCGCCCGACCGAGGTTAG
- a CDS encoding DUF3159 domain-containing protein, translating into MSERPGSELPDSPRTVNPAAGHSLESGGPAAREQPAAPEPEQPTFGDVAGAYAAKAGMERRDDGQIDVLKSVGGVRGLAEAIVPGLLFTLIFTLTSGLYVSLGAAVASAAVFSVANLVQKRPLMQSLTGVLGVVICAVVALRSGSGTEFFLPGFFLNAGYILAFIVSIIVRWPVAGLLFGFIRGENLDWHADRKRIRAYSVATWIIIAVFALRLGVQLPLYLADNVAALGTMRLAMGVPLYALGLWLAWMVSRPLPVSGVPEQPGRP; encoded by the coding sequence ATGAGTGAGCGACCCGGCAGCGAGCTGCCCGACTCCCCGCGGACAGTGAACCCTGCTGCGGGGCACAGCCTCGAGTCCGGCGGCCCGGCAGCCCGCGAGCAGCCGGCTGCGCCCGAGCCTGAACAGCCAACGTTCGGCGATGTTGCCGGCGCCTACGCGGCCAAGGCAGGAATGGAACGCCGGGACGACGGTCAAATCGACGTTTTGAAATCCGTCGGGGGAGTGCGAGGGCTTGCCGAGGCAATTGTTCCCGGGCTGCTGTTCACCCTGATTTTCACGCTGACCTCAGGGCTGTATGTATCCCTTGGGGCGGCGGTGGCCTCGGCGGCGGTGTTCTCCGTGGCCAACCTGGTCCAAAAGCGTCCGTTGATGCAGTCCCTCACCGGAGTGCTCGGCGTCGTCATTTGTGCGGTCGTGGCGCTGCGCAGCGGAAGCGGCACGGAGTTCTTCCTGCCCGGCTTCTTCCTCAACGCCGGCTATATCCTGGCGTTTATCGTTTCCATCATCGTGCGCTGGCCCGTCGCCGGGCTGCTGTTCGGTTTTATCCGAGGCGAGAACCTTGACTGGCACGCGGACCGGAAACGGATCCGGGCCTATTCGGTGGCGACATGGATCATCATCGCCGTGTTTGCCCTGCGTCTCGGAGTCCAGCTGCCGCTCTACCTGGCGGACAATGTGGCCGCCCTGGGCACCATGCGCCTGGCCATGGGGGTCCCGCTGTATGCGCTGGGCCTGTGGCTGGCGTGGATGGTTTCCCGGCCGCTGCCCGTCTCCGGGGTGCCGGAGCAGCCGGGCCGCCCCTAA
- a CDS encoding DUF3710 domain-containing protein, producing MAFGRLRKNKQDKHEQGEQDQDGAEPASGAGTAADDGGTAPAAGPWDAADKPSEEGYVDLGALRIASAEGLQLRLEVEEKTQRVVAVTLDLNGSSLQLQAFAAPRSETLWDDIRDQIGKSVGSQGGTVDELEGVFGTELLAKVPAQAQDGSKGYRVARFVGVDGPRWFLRGVFGGPAALDPQAAGPLEEVFRNVVVVRGEQPLPPRDLLQLRLPRDASPLPRPAADAAKPAPPERGPEITTIG from the coding sequence ATGGCATTTGGGCGACTGAGGAAGAACAAGCAAGACAAGCACGAGCAGGGCGAACAGGATCAGGACGGCGCGGAGCCGGCCTCCGGTGCCGGAACGGCGGCCGACGACGGCGGCACGGCTCCGGCGGCCGGCCCCTGGGATGCTGCGGACAAGCCTTCCGAGGAAGGCTACGTGGACCTCGGTGCGCTGCGCATCGCCTCGGCCGAGGGTCTCCAGCTTCGCCTTGAGGTGGAAGAAAAGACCCAGCGCGTGGTGGCAGTGACGCTGGACCTGAACGGTTCCAGCCTGCAGCTGCAGGCCTTTGCCGCGCCGCGCTCGGAAACGCTGTGGGATGACATCCGGGACCAGATCGGCAAGTCCGTCGGTTCGCAGGGCGGCACCGTGGACGAGCTTGAAGGCGTGTTTGGCACCGAACTGCTGGCCAAGGTTCCGGCCCAGGCCCAGGACGGGTCCAAGGGCTACCGCGTGGCGCGCTTTGTCGGCGTGGACGGCCCCCGCTGGTTCCTGCGCGGAGTGTTCGGCGGCCCGGCGGCCCTGGACCCCCAGGCAGCCGGTCCACTGGAAGAAGTCTTCCGGAACGTCGTCGTGGTCCGCGGCGAGCAGCCGCTGCCGCCACGCGACCTTCTGCAGCTGCGCCTTCCGCGCGACGCATCCCCGCTGCCGCGGCCTGCCGCGGATGCGGCGAAGCCTGCTCCGCCGGAGCGCGGACCCGAGATTACGACCATCGGCTAG
- the dut gene encoding dUTP diphosphatase — MTVQLKMLDDGLEPPSYAHPGDAGADLRTRIDVELEPGERMLVPTGVALALPFGFAAFIHPRSGLATKHGLTVVNAPGTVDAGYRGEISVTLLNTDKSRPITLLRGDRIAQMVIQRVETASFELVDELSDSVRGSGGFGSTGGFTALPA, encoded by the coding sequence ATGACCGTGCAGCTGAAAATGCTCGACGACGGGCTGGAACCGCCGTCGTACGCGCATCCCGGCGACGCAGGCGCGGACCTCCGCACCCGGATCGATGTCGAGCTCGAGCCGGGGGAGCGGATGCTCGTTCCCACCGGTGTGGCCCTTGCCCTTCCCTTTGGTTTCGCAGCGTTCATTCACCCGCGCTCCGGCCTGGCCACAAAGCACGGCTTGACGGTTGTCAACGCACCGGGAACGGTCGACGCCGGCTACCGGGGCGAAATCAGCGTTACCCTGCTCAATACCGACAAGTCCCGCCCGATCACCCTTCTGCGGGGTGACCGGATTGCCCAGATGGTGATCCAGCGGGTGGAGACGGCGTCTTTTGAACTGGTGGATGAATTGTCCGATTCCGTCCGCGGCAGCGGCGGGTTCGGTTCCACCGGCGGTTTTACTGCACTGCCTGCCTAG